A segment of the Carya illinoinensis cultivar Pawnee chromosome 1, C.illinoinensisPawnee_v1, whole genome shotgun sequence genome:
TCCTTCTACTTCTTTTCTCAAAGCCTGCGGTTTCTTTCTCAATTATCAAGTCTCTGCCTGGATTTTCTGGTTCTCTGCCCTTCAAACTTGAAACCGGGTAAGCCTGCCACCCACatctactactactactactagtgctttcattttgtcattttatGATACTTTTAAAAGattcattaaaagaaaagaaaaggaatacaATATTTAGAGGAACATGTACTCGTCCATCTATAATCCACCGTACTAAATGTATGCAAGCAGATACATTGGCGTGGATAAGAAGGACGAAGTGCAATTCTTCTACTACTTTATCGAATCTGAAGGAAATCCTAGACACGATCCCCTTGTGCTCTGGCTCACTGGTGGCCCAGGATGCTCTGCTCTCTCTGGACTTGCGTTTCAGATAGGTTGCTCTTCCTTTGTTTATGCTTTGTTTTCATTTAGAATTTCCTGGGTTTAATGAATTGAAAGTTGAACTTGTCCCCCACTACCTGAAAGAATCGATGTAGTAATTATATCGCATCACCAGTTATTCCTCGACACTGTCATTTCTCATAAAATGCAGCTCCAGTACCAGTTCCTTGACACTGCCATCTCTCTATTCTAAATGAATATAGGTAACAAtggttttcctttttacttcgttttggattttttttctaaaggtCCTTTACAGTTTAGCATGGTCGAGTACAATGGAAGCCTACCTTCTCTAACAGTGAATCCATATTCGTGGACTAAGGTAAATGCAATTTATTGGCTTTGATTGTGCTTTCAGGTTGCTCTTCATCTGTTTTTCTAAAATGTATTGGATAATTGTGAAATGTATCTAGGTTTCTAGCATAATATTTTTAGACTCGCCGGCTGGCACTGGATTCTCATATTCAAGGACCTCGCGAGGGTCGAGGACAGCAGATACGAAATTTGCTTGTCAGGGTTATGATTTTGTAAGAAAGGTACAAGATCATCTTCATACATATTCAAGTTTATGCATTAgtgaaaattcatcaattttcttttctttttttttttctatacgaTTATGGCAGGCCCTCCAATGCAGGTGCAGTTAGAATTTAAAGAAATTGACAACTTCTGAAATACATCTGTTTTGAAACAACTTTGTTGTTCATAAATTCTGATTTATGCCTATAATTTTGGCCTTGTTATATAGTGGTTGCTCAGTCATCCCAATTTCATTGCTAATCCCCTATATATCGCCGGTGACTCATATTCCGGCAAGATCGTTCCAATCATTGTTCAAAAAATGTCAGATGGTAATGACAAACATGTCCTTTCCTTTTTGAAAGTTCCCACAGCTTCTCTTTTTCTACCAAAAACCAGTTTAATCATGCTGCTGCAGGTATTGAGGCTGGGGACTCGCCACTTCTCAATCTCAAAGTAAGTGAGAAAATACGATTCCTGGATTACTTTGCTAGATTCTTGCTATAATCCACGACCACATAACgatataaaaacaattacagGGTTATTCGATTGGTAATCCGGGAACAGATCCAAAATTTGATGACAATTCAAGAGTTCCATTTGCTCATCGCATGGCAATCATTCCAGATGAGCTTTACAAGGTTATTTCTTGTAGATTTCCTAACTAGTCCAATCAACACAAAAATTCATTGCCGGCAACATTTTTCGTAATCCTTATCCATCAGTAGCCTTTCAGTTTAAAAAAGTAGAGGCCACTTTTCATTATTCTCAGAAGGCTAAAAGGAGCTGCAAAGGTGAGTACAGAGTAATAGACTCAAGAAACATACAGTGCGCAAATGATCTTCGAGCTATCGCAAAGGTTGGTAGGACACCCCTTGTCATTTCCATTTTGACAAATTAAATTCTCTATATTTCCACTATTTTGTCTGCATAATTGATTTGGTTTACATACCATCTTGCTTATGTAGTGCACTAAAAGGATAAACAGACCTCATATCTTGGAGCCCAAGTGTTATACTGACTTTCGCCCGTTAAATAAGATGGATGAAAATCGAAGATACCTTATGGAAATATATGGAGAATCCTATATGTCACTTCCTAAATATCCCAGATTTGGGTGTAGAGTAAACtcctcacctctctctctctctctctctctctctctctctctctctctctctctctctctctctctctcacacacacacacacacacaggaGATAAGTTTTGTTCAGTGGTTGTGAAAATATTGATCGCCGATTGCCGAATATTACAGAACTACAATAAATTTCTCTGCCACATATGGGCAAATGACATCAGGGTGCAGAAAGCACTTCATATCAGAAAGGTAAGGATATATTGATGCAAGGTGTTGCCATAAATTACATATTGATTAGGATATAAGCTTAATGCTGCTTTTGATGGTGAAAATCAGGGAACAGTAAAGGTTTGGATAAGATGTAAAATAGACTTACCTTACAAGAAAGATGTTGAGAGTGCTGTAAGCTTTCATTATTATCTCAACATTAAGGGGTATCGAGCTCTAATATATAGGTTTGATCACATATTTTCTCTGCCCTCTACTCATTCCATTTGCAAGCAACCTAAAACATTGAAAAGAAACAAGTAATTTAGATGTTAATAGAGAATAAGTTGGGTTGCCATACAAATGTATCCTGCAGTGGGGATCATGACTTTGAAATTCCATACTTGGGGACGCAACTGTGGATCAAATCTCTAAATTTGTCCGTTGTTGACGAGTGGCGGCCATGGCTGGTAGATCTTCAAGTTGCCGGGTAGGCGtagattttttatattgatGTGCTTTAACAATGCGGAGTTCTATAACCAGTTGTGATTGATGTTTGATTATTTGCAGATTCACAAGGGGATATTCAAACGACCTCACATTTGCAACTGTAAAGGCAAGAACTATGTTATTCTTGAAGAGTACAGAATgcttaattttctattttagagCTAGTGGAAGTAAGTAAATGGAATTATAATAAGTAAGGATTATGCAGGGAGGGGGTCACACAGCTCCGGAGTACATGCCTAAGGAATGCTATGCCATGTTCAGAAGGTGGATTTTTCAAGAACCACTGTAATCACTctgttttgataatattttcagaGAGCAGAATATGCTGTGTAAGTTTCTAATAAATgacgcaatttttttttttttctttctccgcaaacaaatatttcataaataaattacgAAATTATAATAATACAAGATTTTATGGGTGAGAGTCCCAACAATCTtctcaaaacaaacaaacaacagcagcactaaaaaaaaaaaattaaaattggatTATCTTATCAAAAATTGACTCCAACCCAATCCCACACGGGATGCCGCTTTAAAGTGAATATTACATAGTCTAATAATCAGGCTATAAATCTATAATTAAAAGTCGTAGTTGAGAGAAGTGCGTTGCATTTTGCTGATATGGTACGGCTAGAGGAGACTATCACAATCAATTGTCTTGATCACAAGTTAGGAAAAACAGTAACATAGGGTAGCAACCTGAGTCGAGGCCGAGTCGTCGGCGGGACAACACTATCTATGGCGGTGCGTGGGGAAAACACGCCACCTTGGGAAGAAAGCGGACGAGCTGATCCGAAGGATCAAAGGCCGGTGAAGTCAGAAGGACTGCGTATGGCCTCGGAAGCCGCTCCAAGACGCGGCTGCGCGTATTAAACGTGCACGGCAAGAGCCGTGCATGTATCAAATGCGCCGTACAAAATTGCAGTTTTCTATTGCCAGCATGAAGATCGGCGGCTTTAGAGGCTATAAAGGCGGCGCGTGCGTGAAGGAGGATACCGAGAAGTAGCAGATCAGCTAGAAACAGTGCTACGGAGTGGAAACAAAACCATAAACTACAGAAAAACAAAAGGGACAAACGGAAAATCGTATGGACAGAGCCACTGGGGCTGGCTAGGGGAGGACGTGGTCGGAGCCAAAGCTCCGACCATCTCTGCCCAATAGTGGGTGAAAAATTCTACCGACTGTGGAAGGACAACGATACAGAGAGAAACGAAAGGAAACAACGAAGGGCAACCCTATTAAATGACGCACTTGACCTTGTTGTGCCTGTTTAACTTTTTAActgtgtgttttattttattttttctcttataataaAGGATAAAGCTTGTATGCCGCCTGGGGTTGACCGCCCGGGTTGACcgctgaaaaataaaaaaatttttttttttttttatttaataattaagaaagtaattttaaatgtattgatatatttttcttttacttaatgattaagaaaatgattaaaaaaatataaaataaaaaaaaaaagtactgtcCAACGGTACATTTGGGACGACATAGTAGCCGCATCCTTATATAGAgagaatttaatatatatataattttttaatatttaaaaaaatataaaaaaaataataattccaatCGTACGGaagaattatataattatttaaaaaaataaaaaatataatatttatataaaaaatattaattttttaaaaataaatcttattatcttttaaatttattttttaaaattattttttaaaacgactggataatatttatgtactatattatttctcaaatttaaaagataGATGAATTGACGAATGAATCGTTCATTACTCAACTAAACGCAtaggaataataataaaaataaatgagaaaataaatcaaaagatTTTTACACATTTGCAGCAATTCAACGCAttcgaataataataataaaagaccGATGGAATGATATGGTATAACATTAACATATAAAGAGCAtacaaataaaattcatcagTCTTCCCCCAATCCTGAAGGAATGAGCCGGGAAGTAAAACGACGCCGCTTCAATGAAGCCGTCGTCAACATGCTCTTCCCGCAACCACTGCCGCCTCCACTACAGGTAtcactactctctctctctctctctctctctctctctctctctctctcattgttaTTTTGCCTTGCTTCGTCCACAATAAGCATTCTAATTAGACGAAACTTGAACAGCCAGACGAGGAGGAAAGAGAACCGGTGAACGTACTCCGGGAAGACTTTGAAGGGGATCTTATTCCAGGTTTCGCCTTTCACGAGGATCTGATTCCAGGTTTCCgtatatgatttatttttattcaatattattCATAATTGGTGATTTCACTGTTGAATAAAACTCAGACGATTTGGAAGAAACCGGATACTCTACAAGTGATGATAATGGTGATGGTGAACCAGTGCGGCCTCAGCAGCTGACGAGGGCTCAGAGGAAGAGGCTTCGCAAGAAGAAGCTTAAGGAGGATGCCTGCCGCCGCGGAAAAATTATTGGGCCGTTGTTACCTTCGACGAGGAATGATGTCGGCGACCGTGGCGGTGGAGACGGCGATGTCGTAGAAAAAGAACCTCCAGCCGTTCGACGTAGTGCCACTGAGAACAAACTCGACGCTACAACTAGTAAGTCAGGTGAGGAAGATCCCGACACGCATGCACACACAACTCACCCACACATGGGACACCCGCCTGAACGGTTAGCACGCAAAAGAGTGGTGAACCGGGTTCCATGTTGGTATTATTTCCTAACAACGACAGTCGATTCCATTCCTCTTTCGCTTCATTAGTAACAAACAGACCCATTAGTCTATTCCAAATTTCcaatgtatgttttaaataagcATGGTATGGCCAGATCATAATGGATCGTTTGATAGCACTGAGTACAGAAACCTTGTTTTGTTATATGTATTTGTGCAGGAGAGAAGGCTGCTGGTGTTAACCAGAAGAAACTGAAGCAAAGAAGGATGGCCAAAAGACTGGCAAAGGAAGGACTGAAGTCATCATCTAGTGTGGACAATTGctgataaaaaatcaaaatccaaaaggATTGGATTTCCGAGTTCCACCTGAAATCGCTTTGCTGTGATGAAATTTGCATTGAGTCAAGTCATAGAGCAGGAGGAAAGGAGTTGCGTGAGACACCGCCAAATTaagaatatttctttaaaacGTAATTCGTGTAACATTCCTCTGAAAAAAAGAAGCTAATGCATGGCTATAATTCGCGGTAACATTTCTATAAAATGCAGAATTTCATTCCATCAATATTGATCAATACaatgtttttccttcaataCAGTATTGACAATAGAATAAGGACCTTCTTCAATCCAAATTTTCTCATCCTCCAATGTTAGGTCCCCCGGCTTCCCTAACTGATGAGCTATTGTGTTTCCATCCCTATGAATAAATTGAATTTTCCATGAAGATCAGCTATGGATGAACCTCTTGATATCCCACTATCATTTGGCCATAGTTAGTCTAGTTTTCTTCCCTTGTTTTTGTCCCTTATTAAGGCTTGTGCATCACCTTCAAAATAGCATTGGAGAATCCCATATGCCTACAAACTTCTAAAGCTCTCCACAAAGCAATATATTCAGTAATATCTAGATGGTTAACATCTTTCCTCGAAGAACAAAGGGACAGTCGAATATCACCTTGCGAATCTCTAATTGTAACTCCAAttcccatctttcttttttccttatcCAAAGCTGCATCCCAGTTCACTGTTACAAAATTTTCCTCAGGCTTCTTCCATCTTCCATACTTATGTTTATATACCTTGTCTGTTGTTCAAATTTATTTAGGTTTTGTGCTTCTTAAGACTCTTCCAATCCATTCTTTGCTGCACCACCTCTTGAGGtctatctaatttattttaaaaaataaatgaatttcttCTAATCCATAGTCTCTTCAATCTCTGTTTGACGCAATCTATCAGTCATCCTCTCCCACAGCTTTAGAAAATCGACTTGCCATTTAGACCATTTTTTAATAGGACTATTATTTACCACCCAAACATCATTTGCAGCAGTGCAATCCCATAAAGCATGCATAAAAGTTTCATCTTCTCTTTGACAGCTTCACATGTAGGATTATCTATCACCCTCCTGCTTTTGTGGGTGATAAATTGTTTCCTGCTTTCTATAGAAAGTTCTTAACCATTGCAGGGCCTCTCCATCTCAATCTTGCTTTGAGTAAATCCTTTGAAGCATGCAAGCTTCTCCAAATCAGAGATGGCCGAAGACCCAATTTTGAATGCTTGAATTTCCATTAGTATCTCTCTTTAAAAATCCTTGTTGctgaagactttggatattgTAACAGTCTCCAACATTGTTTAGCCAATATGGACCCATTAAAACGATCCATATCGCTAAATCTCAATCCCCCTTTACTTTTTATCTCCCTGATCCTACCCTATCTTCTCCattgtatttcatttttctttttcatttgtcccCACCAAAATATTTGAACCATAGTTGAGATCtctctgcataatcttcttggAAGTTTAAACAACCTCATCGTATAATGCCCCGTACATCTCATAATACATGTATAAACTCCAAAGTCTCAACGAGACGTAAAACTTATTAGTTCGAATCAAATATAAACATTCCTCTACAATGACATCAATGAACTACTCCAATATATATACTATGAGGAAAATGCTAGTAGAGTCTTTCAAGCTTActgcataattattttaatttttttatttattgtttacaTAATGGTTAAGAAATTGACTATTTCtgaaattgtgttttttttttccttgatgattaaggatattaaaaaaatattaaaaaatagaagaaaaaagaaaaattgtaaatgCACTGCAAGGTGGCCCGCTAGAAATATCCATGCTAGGAACACCACAAAGTCTCAATAACATCGTCAATATCCCAAAATAAcactaaaataatatgattagttTCATGAATAAAATCCTTTTGTAGACTCTTGTAACCTTGAGCACCTATTCCACTATGctcatatttcttatttttgatCTTCAACTAAAACatcaaaatcatttaaaaatataatggagataattatgtgagttatcaacaattcaataagtagttaatatatattaatatgtaaacatGAGCTAATTATAGAATGcagaacaaaacaaattaaaaataccataacAACAATTCAGAAATATTAAACTTCAAAGGTCCTTTGAAATAGCATAATTGAGCAGCAGCATAATAGAATGGATTCCATGTTTAATCCCTATGATAGGGTTGTGCAAACACTGGCGATCAACCGAGCAAAAACAGAATTGAGGTCTTCCCTTTATAATTCTTTTGGCCTTGAGTGTGTATACAAAAAAGATCATGCATAAAACCACTTTAACTTCAAAATGGGTGCACCAGAAACAAAGATGTTGGCACCAATACAAACAGAAGTCGCAGTTTTACACTCGTGATAAGGTTATGACAGAAgcagaaacaaaatgtcataCTAGAAGTTCCTAGATTCAACATTTCATATCACAATAGAGTACTAAACAAATACAATTTATATTCATATAATCAAGTACAaaacttttcaaatttaaaaatttcctGTATTTATACAAATGAGAAACAGAGTACCAGAAATTGCTCATGTCTACATCAGTTATGACAAAcatattgttttcttttcttatttgaaTACAGTGAGTtatgtaggaaaaaaaaaaagtgacaaaGGTTGTTTCCAAAGTtcaataacaaaatattcaagTTTTCATAACATCAACCTTAGTCCATTTTTTAGGCAATGTCTAGTATAGGAGCGTCGCTTACCTAACAATGTCAGCTACTTTCAATCATCAACTAAACATAATTAATACAAACTATGTAATGCCCCCATTTTTTTCTAACTATTGGAGTTGTTTCCATTGACTTCAAAATGATAACACAaacaataataagaaaataaccAAATGAGAAACAGAGTGTCAAAAATTGCTCATATCTACATCAATCATGACAAATATactgttttcttttcttattcgAATACAGTGagttatgcaaaaaaaaaaaaatgacaaaggtTGTTTCCAAAGTccataacaaaatattcaagttttcataaaatcaacctTAGTTCATTTTTTAGGCAATGTTTAGTATAGGAGCATTGCTTACCTGACAATGCCAACTACTTTCAATCATTAACTAACCATAATTAATACAAACTATGTAATACCCCCATTTTTTTCTAACTATTGGAGGTGTTTCCATTGATTTCAAAATGATAACGCAAACAATAATAAGAAAAGAACTAAATAAAAAGTTTCTCATATATTGggttcaaaatattaaaataactcGAACtgttcatacataaaaataacaccAACTAAAATTCCAACTATCTCATttacgttactttttccatCACTCTTAATTTAACCCTTCCATGTGTCATCTAAGCTTATTTTTTGTCTTGCTCCCCTTTAacatttgtaaaataaaattttacaagtGGAAGGTAAGTCCACAGCTCAATAAGTATGATTGCTTAAGCCGGGTGTAacatataagtctaaaaaaataaactaataagcaaaaataattaataactaaCATCATGATGACATcgtaaaataaaattcttataccATATAAATATTCTTCAAAAAATGTCTCCATTGGGAAACTACCCCTTCAAGGGTAGATACCCTTCCCATAAACCCCTCTTCATTTGAGATCTATATCTTCTTAAATATCTTTCGTTGTAGTTGTCAttcccattttctttttgcatttAGGGTCTACACCTTCTCATTATCTTTTAATATAGTTATCATCCCATACATTTCTCATTGAGTGGATCTACACCTTCTCAAAGTCCTTCAATGTAGTTATCCTCCCAAACAAAAATTAGTAACAGTACTGTACTATCATATAACTCATATAACATTTCACGTAACTATAATGCAaataaagttttaataaatatatcataactTCTTACATAAAAGTTTTGGCTCAAGTCACAAATTTcatgatataataatatatcttgAGATGCTCTAATATTTTTATGCAATGCAAAAATTATTTCCTGAACAATACATGCTTTAACAGAAATAAAGAGTTTAGAATcttctaataaattaaaatttcagattaattaaaccTACTTATCTTATTACCTGAATTACCACTTGCCAAAAACAGTCATATTATTCAAGACCTAAATGATATATAACAAATACAAACACAAACCTGCTTTAAAATCCAACTCAACGTAACATTGACTCGACACAAAACATGCAATTGCTCATAATAATACTAATTGAACGTCAATCAATTTAAAACAGCATTTGGAACATGAATTATtattgaattttcttttcatttaatcaGAATACTAGCGTTTTAATAGTGTTGTAACATATGAAAAAAGCACTTGTATCAGTGTGCAAATTTTACACTATAAAACCCACCTCATCGATTTATACAAGAAAAATCTATCCCCAGACTTTATGTCAAACAAATTAACACTCAAAGTCCTAAAATTTCCACATGAACAATGGTTGTTTTTCATCAACACTTAAGACAAcagcataaaacaaataaagataaaagcaagtggaaagatataaaaaatatatatatatatatataatatgcacaaacaatataaaataagtCAAAACCCAGATACAAATGTGATAAACCAATGGAGACTCACTGAAACCGCAAAGaaaagtttaagaaaatataatactatgatattataaaaacaaatcCTCTCACACCACTGAGAACCAAAtatactgaaaataaaaaaatgaacttaTAGAAATCAACCAAGTTGTAGGAAAGACTCAAAAGGTAGATTattctcagagagagagagagagagatggtaaGGATTTCAAAATCGTCTTGAAAGAAGATTTTGGATTTTTATAAGGGAAAAACCATTCAGTAGAGAAAGAAACTAATAACCAAAAATTAAGGAAACTATATTACAGATTTGAAGGTCTAATGATTTCATCTTATTGGATATTTATGAAAGGAGATGAAAGAAAATGCTAGCTGTGTAACATGCAAAAGCAAAATGAAAAGTGCGGCTGAACTTGAAATGAAAGtaggggaagaagaagatgaatggCTACTGTGTGTGtgcataagaaaaattttaaagccAAAGCCCTAAGGTGACACTTAGAGTGATTTTTTTCATACAAATATACAAATGGGCTAAAGGGCTGGGTACtacaaactatatattaatataattaaactaGTATATCTAAAATAAGACAACATAACTAAACAATTCCATGATGATGATCCCATGGCTCCAATTCTTCTAACTCGATAACTTCTCAACTCCAAACCCAAAAATAACTTCCCGAACCTCGCCCATCTGTGGCATTCAGCTCAACAAGCCCATGACAAGTATCCAACCAGAACTCATCCTCCCTACTTGAAATTCACTGAACACCACCTCCGAAAAGATAAATCATTACCACTCATAGAACCAATATACCATTTTGAACCTAAATAAACAACTACTAAAATCCTCAATGCTTGCTCAACCAAAACATCAACTTAACAATGGACCAACTGTACATCCACAATTGTCACTACACATTCAATCACCTAAAATCCCTTCCAACAGTGCCAATTCAACATGCTCAGATATTTTTAGCCAAACATTAACAATCCAAACAAGGTATTAGGAAGGCAGAGACGGATGATGTAGGGAGGGGTGTTGGAATTGCAAAGAAGGTATTGGGGAGGAGAGAAAATGGGGAGGAGATGGAATTGGGaggtgttgcccagatgactaacacaaaaggtggggtgaattgagttgtattgaaaaaaataacaattataaatcaaatatataatataaaatataaacaaaatatgaaataataataaatataaagagtaagggtaagagagaagcaaactcagtatgttaacgaggttcggccccactacctacgtcatcgcctcaagctaccccttgaggattcccaaattcactattcaatctccttccggtggagatagaaatctattacacatttgaacaacaccgctaaaaaggatccgtgtaaaacaccctctacatttgcaatcaccttacacgtggtgattcaactattccccgtgtagaatactttctatatgcacaagggttatacacacattttttctgatacaaaagctaatagtgggtaggttatcagaaaacactcctcaatgaatgaaataaaaacaatacagcgcaaactatatctctcaaaatgaacaaggattaaagctcaatgcttaaagaagagagaataaaagttttgaatgaatgttgtatgctcttggtgttgtaaatgtgaagctctcaaatgatctatttataggcatatgagacttcatattcaaatttaaaaagattcacatgtcaaagacaacatcattcactttttcaaaaaaaatcaaacctaattttttacttttggcatatgataaaaggagcacactttccttttcaaaaaattcaaacctaattttttactttttgcatatgacaaaaggagcacactttccttttcaaaaaattcaaacctaatcttttactttttgcatatgacaaaaggagcacactttccttttcaaaaaattcaaacctaattttttactttttgtatatgacaaaaggagcatactttagttttcaaatttttcaaataaaatcatctaccttttgtataagtctaaaaaaccatcaatcacttttgaaaatattcaaataaaacatgcacatgtgaaagatgacaatcaatcatctttaatatctTCAAAGTTCAatcatttaatcaaggcatgcacatgtaaaatatgacaatcaatcatctttcaaaattttcaaatttaattttcaaaaatattcatgcacatgtgaaaaatgtattttaatactttatgataaaatattaattttgagcattaatcctaatttcgaattttgaagagatttacaacattactctataactttaatgtgaacttgttctcttcttgctcatacttgtttccttgatatgcttgactctattgtataGATAACTTGAggttgagacttctttattctttgaattcatttgttatcatcaaaattcatgtgtagatatataattatacaaaacttgaaacattgggttcaacagGAGGAAAAGTgacaaggagaaaaagaaaactactaACCCTAAAAGCAATGTTATTTTCTTCAAGCATTTGGGCTTCATTGTATGCCTAGGCCGGGTTTGGGCCTAGGTGTTATACATTGAGTATGTAGATATGGCTTGCATTGCTGCTTTAATGAGTATATCTTTTCCAGCTTGATACAGGAATTGATTATGCCAACAGTTCAATGTTTTCCAAACCCTCTCCTTTATGCATATGAAAGTGTGGTATTTTGACTTCCTTATTATAGCTGGCAATCCTAAATATCTCTCATAATTGTCTTCCACAACTCGAGTAATCTATTCTTTATCAAATGTCCCAAAGTTTGTATTGAATAAgatgttttttgtttattaatcaATTGACTTGAGGCCTTTCCACAAACTTCCAGCATTTGTTGAACTTTGTttcattttgataattttgatcTATAGAAAATGAGACAATCATATGCAAATAGCAGAAAACTAATTTTTGTCCCTCCTCTTGTTACTGCTATCCCTCTAACATCCCCTCTTCTTTCTGCGAGTTTATAAGACAGGTTAGGCCCTCTACATCCATGATGAAAAGATAAG
Coding sequences within it:
- the LOC122304260 gene encoding uncharacterized protein LOC122304260 isoform X2 — protein: MSREVKRRRFNEAVVNMLFPQPLPPPLQPDEEEREPVNVLREDFEGDLIPDDLEETGYSTSDDNGDGEPVRPQQLTRAQRKRLRKKKLKEDACRRGKIIGPLLPSTRNDVGDRGGGDGDVVEKEPPAVRRSATENKLDATTREKAAGVNQKKLKQRRMAKRLAKEGLKSSSSVDNC
- the LOC122304236 gene encoding serine carboxypeptidase-like 7 isoform X3, which gives rise to MAASDGEHNVPKFYGKYGFKCVCFPFILLLLFSKPAVSFSIIKSLPGFSGSLPFKLETGYIGVDKKDEVQFFYYFIESEGNPRHDPLVLWLTGGPGCSALSGLAFQIGPLQFSMVEYNGSLPSLTVNPYSWTKVSSIIFLDSPAGTGFSYSRTSRGSRTADTKFACQGYDFVRKWLLSHPNFIANPLYIAGDSYSGKIVPIIVQKMSDGIEAGDSPLLNLKGYSIGNPGTDPKFDDNSRVPFAHRMAIIPDELYKAKRSCKGEYRVIDSRNIQCANDLRAIAKCTKRINRPHILEPKCYTDFRPLNKMDENRRYLMEIYGESYMSLPKYPRFGCRNYNKFLCHIWANDIRVQKALHIRKGTVKVWIRCKIDLPYKKDVESAVSFHYYLNIKGYRALIYSGDHDFEIPYLGTQLWIKSLNLSVVDEWRPWLVDLQVAGFTRGYSNDLTFATVKGGGHTAPEYMPKECYAMFRRWIFQEPL
- the LOC122304260 gene encoding uncharacterized protein LOC122304260 isoform X1, whose amino-acid sequence is MSREVKRRRFNEAVVNMLFPQPLPPPLQPDEEEREPVNVLREDFEGDLIPDDLEETGYSTSDDNGDGEPVRPQQLTRAQRKRLRKKKLKEDACRRGKIIGPLLPSTRNDVGDRGGGDGDVVEKEPPAVRRSATENKLDATTSKSGEKAAGVNQKKLKQRRMAKRLAKEGLKSSSSVDNC
- the LOC122304236 gene encoding serine carboxypeptidase-like 7 isoform X1, translating into MAASDGEHNVPKFYGKYGFKCVCFPFILLLLFSKPAVSFSIIKSLPGFSGSLPFKLETGYIGVDKKDEVQFFYYFIESEGNPRHDPLVLWLTGGPGCSALSGLAFQIGPLQFSMVEYNGSLPSLTVNPYSWTKVSSIIFLDSPAGTGFSYSRTSRGSRTADTKFACQGYDFVRKWLLSHPNFIANPLYIAGDSYSGKIVPIIVQKMSDGIEAGDSPLLNLKGYSIGNPGTDPKFDDNSRVPFAHRMAIIPDELYKFKKVEATFHYSQKAKRSCKGEYRVIDSRNIQCANDLRAIAKCTKRINRPHILEPKCYTDFRPLNKMDENRRYLMEIYGESYMSLPKYPRFGCRNYNKFLCHIWANDIRVQKALHIRKGTVKVWIRCKIDLPYKKDVESAVSFHYYLNIKGYRALIYSGDHDFEIPYLGTQLWIKSLNLSVVDEWRPWLVDLQVAGFTRGYSNDLTFATVKGGGHTAPEYMPKECYAMFRRWIFQEPL
- the LOC122304236 gene encoding serine carboxypeptidase-like 7 isoform X2; protein product: MAASDGEHNVPKFYGKYGFKCVCFPFILLLLFSKPAVSFSIIKSLPGFSGSLPFKLETGYIGVDKKDEVQFFYYFIESEGNPRHDPLVLWLTGGPGCSALSGLAFQIGPLQFSMVEYNGSLPSLTVNPYSWTKVSSIIFLDSPAGTGFSYSRTSRGSRTADTKFACQGYDFVRKWLLSHPNFIANPLYIAGDSYSGKIVPIIVQKMSDGIEAGDSPLLNLKGYSIGNPGTDPKFDDNSRVPFAHRMAIIPDELYKKAKRSCKGEYRVIDSRNIQCANDLRAIAKCTKRINRPHILEPKCYTDFRPLNKMDENRRYLMEIYGESYMSLPKYPRFGCRNYNKFLCHIWANDIRVQKALHIRKGTVKVWIRCKIDLPYKKDVESAVSFHYYLNIKGYRALIYSGDHDFEIPYLGTQLWIKSLNLSVVDEWRPWLVDLQVAGFTRGYSNDLTFATVKGGGHTAPEYMPKECYAMFRRWIFQEPL